A region from the Fusarium musae strain F31 chromosome 1, whole genome shotgun sequence genome encodes:
- the CYP3 gene encoding Peptidyl-prolyl cis-trans isomerase H (EggNog:ENOG41), producing MPPTKLPESGNPLVFLDITLGGEPLGRIQIELFKDVVPKTAENFRQFCTGESKNSAGRPQGYKGSKFHRIIPNFMCQGGDFLNNDGSGSTCIWGYKSFEDENFTLKHDQPGLLSMANAGPNTNGSQFFITTVPTPFLDNKHVVFGKVVDGMDVVKKMEATKTGYAAPDRPNLDVVISQCGEM from the exons ATGCCTCCTACGAAGCTCCCCGAGTCCGGAAATCCTCT TGTCTTTCTTGACATTACTCTCGGAG GTGAGCCTCTTGGACGCATCCAGATCGAACTCTTCAAGGATGTTGTACCAAAGACTGCTGAGAACTTCCGCCAGTTCTGCACCGGCGAGAGCAAGAACAGCGCCGGTCGTCCTCAGGGTTACAAGGGCTCCAAGTTCCACCGCATA ATCCCAAATTTCATGTGCCAAGGTGGTGACTTTCTCAATAACGATGGTTCAGGATCGACCTGCATTTGGGGCTACAAGAGCTTTGAAGACGAGAACTTCACTCTCAAACATGATCAGCCTGGCCTCTTATCCATGGCT AACGCTGGACCCAATACCAATGGTTCTcaattcttcatcacaaCTGTTCCCACCCCTTTCCTCGATAACAAGCACGTCGTCTTTGGTAAGGTCGTCGACGGTATGGACGTGGTTAAGAAGATGGAGGCTACCAAAACTGGCTATGCTGCCCCGGATAGACCGAACCTCGACGTAGTCATCTCCCAATGTGGTGAAATGTAA